A DNA window from Hordeum vulgare subsp. vulgare chromosome 1H, MorexV3_pseudomolecules_assembly, whole genome shotgun sequence contains the following coding sequences:
- the LOC123435549 gene encoding non-lysosomal glucosylceramidase-like isoform X1: MPRGKSASGGSLFYRRKHSWRRDELVSRSTLHLLDFDDGTPPEHAWRRKLSSHANRLKEFNVTFREAFKMMKLGLRLWSYVREEASHGRKAPIDPFTRESSKPSASQGVPLGGMGTGSISRGFRGEFKHWQITPGSCDMSPVMENQFSIFITREGGSKKYSSVLAPGQHDGLKKSSDDGISSWDWKLRGDRSTYHALFPRAWTVYDGEPDPELKLSCRQISPFIPHNYEESSLPVSVFVYTLVNTGKERAKVSLVMTWANSIGGLSHHSGGHVNEPFIGENGISGVLLHHKTANNNPPVTFAVAARENQNVDVTVLPIFGLSGESSVTAKEMWGTMVQGGCFDRDNFNAGPSMPSIVGDTVCAAVSASTWVEPHGRCTVVFALAWSSPKVKFKKGSTYQRRYTKFYGTSPRSAINLVQDALMKYKHWEEEIDKWQTPILRDERLPEWYKITLFNELYFLVAGGTVWIDSDLSSSLPEDSDLPLHNRTCNSTVPLIGSSQPDFDDRENVGKFLYLEGVEYFMWCTYDVHFYASFALLDLFPKIELSIQRDFARAVLREDRTRVKFLADGTWGTRKVIGAVPHDLGAHDPWHELNAYNIHDTSRWKDLNPKFVLQVYRDFTATDDMSFGKDVWPAVCTAMEYIEQFDRDGDSMIENDGFPDQTYDTWTVLGVSAYCGCLWLAALQAAAAMARSLGHDDYADRCMVKFAKAKHVFEAKLWNGSYFNYDSGTSYSSRSIQADQLAGQWYTASSGLPPLFDEDRIKCTLQKIFDYNVMRVKGGRIGAVNGMHPNGKVDETCMQSREIWTGVTYGLAATMLLHGMEDQAFTTAQGIFLAGWSEEGYGYWFQTPEGWTIDGHYRSLIYMRPLAIWAMQHALSPPRAILEAPKVNTMERAYVSPGALQFLQDSVRKITPKSGCF; encoded by the exons ATGCCCCGCGGCAAGTCCGCCTCCGGCGGCAGCTTGTTCTACCGGAGGAAGCACTCATGGCGCCGCGATGAGTTAGTGAGCAGGAGCACCCTGCACCTG CTGGACTTCGATGACGGTACACCACCAGAACATGCTTGGAGAAGAAAATTAAGTAGCCACGCTAATAGACTGAAGGAGTTCAATGTTACGTTCAGAGAAGCATTTAAAATG ATGAAGCTTGGTCTCCGGCTTTGGTCATATGTTCGAGAAGAAGCTTCTCATGGAAGG AAAGCACCGATTGATCCATTCACGAGAGAGAGCAGCAAACCATCAGCCTCACAAGGAGTACCCCTTGGTGGGATGGG GACTGGTAGCATATCAAGAGGTTTTAGAGGGGAGTTCAAGCATTGGCAAATAACTCCTGGTTCATGTGATATGTCACCAGTGATGGAAAACCAATTTTCG ATCTTTATAACTAGAGAAGGAGGAAGCAAAAAGTACTCCTCAGTTTTAGCTCCTGGTCAGCATGATGGTTTAAA AAAATCTAGCGATGATGGCATATCATCCTGGGATTGGAAATTAAGGGGTGATCGTTCAACATACCATGCTTTGTTTCCTCGAGCATGGACTGTTTATGATG GTGAACCTGATCCTGAATTGAAATTATCTTGCCGTCAAATATCTCCATTTATTCCCCACAACTACGAAGAGAGTAGTCTCCCAGTCTCCGTTTTTGTCTACACT CTAGTGAATACCGGAAAGGAAAGGGCAAAAGTCAGCCTAGTAATGACCTGGGCG AACTCTATTGGTGGACTTTCACATCATTCTGGCGGTCATGTAAATGAACCATTCAT TGGAGAAAATGGAATTTCTGGTGTTCTCTTACATCACAA GACTGCCAACAATAATCCTCCAGTAACATTTGCTGTTGCGGCACGTGAAAACCAAAATGTTGATGTCACAGTGTTACCAATTTTTGGGCTTTCTGGAGAAAGTTCAGTCACTGCTAAGGAGATGTGGGGCACAATGGTCCAG GGTGGTTGCTTTGACCGAGATAATTTCAATGCTGGCCCCAGCATGCCTTCTATAGTGGGTGATACAGTTTGTGCAGCAGTTTCTGCTTCAACCTGGGTTGAACCACATGGAAGATGTACGGTCGTATTTGCGTTGGCTTGGTCTTCTCCCAAGGTTAAATTTAAGAAGGGAAGTACGTACCAAAG GAGATATACGAAATTCTACGGAACGTCTCCAAGATCTGCTATAAACCTGGTGCAAGATGCCTTGATGA AGTACAAGCATTGGGAAGAGGAAATCGATAAGTGGCAGACCCCAATTCTCCGTGATGAGAGGCTTCCAGAATG GTACAAAATTACTCTCTTCAACGAGTTATACTTCCTAGTAGCTGGAGGAACTGTTTGGATTG ACAGTGATTTGAGTTCAAGTCTACCTGAGGACAGTGATTTGCCACTTCATAACAGAACTTGCAACTCTACAGTTCCACTTATTGGTTCTAGCCAACCTGATTTTGATGACAGAGAAAATGTTGGGAAGTTTTTGTACCTTGAAGGAGTGGAGTACTTCATGTGGTGCACTTACGATGTACACTTCTATGCTTCGTTTGCTCTGTTGGATCTCTTTCCTAAGATTGAGCTGAGTATTCAACGGGACTTTGCTAGAGCTGTTTTGCGTGAAGATAGAACCAGAGTCAAATTTCTTGCTGATGGTACATGGGGCACACGCAAAGTAATTGGTGCTGTTCCCCATGATCTCGGAGCACATGATCCTTGGCATGAATTGAATGCATACAATATACATGATACAAGTAGATGGAAAGATCTGAATCCCAAGTTTGTGCTCCAGGTTTACAGGGATTTTACTGCAACAGACGACATGTCATTTGGCAAGGATGTCTGGCCTGCAGTTTGTACTGCTATGGAATACATTGAACAGTTTGATCGTGATGGTGATAGTATGATTGAGAATGATGGTTTTCCTGATCAAACTTATGATACTTGGACTGTTCTTGGAGtaagtgcctattgtggttgtctTTGGCTTGCTGCCCTTCAAGCTGCAGCCGCAATGGCCCGCAGCCTTGGACATGATGACTACGCTGACAGGTGCATGGTGAAATTTGCAAAGGCTAAGCACGTGTTTGAAGCCAAGTTATGGAATGGGTCATATTTCAATTATGATAGTGGAACAAGTTACAGTAGCCGCTCCATCCAGGCAGATCAGTTGGCTGGACAATGGTACACTGCATCATCTGGCTTGCCACCCCTGTTTGATGAGGACAGAATAAAATGCACGCTTCAGAAAATATTTGACTACAATGTGATGAGGGTGAAAGGAGGACGCATTGGAGCAGTCAATGGTATGCATCCAAATGGGAAGGTAGACGAGACATGTATGCAGTCAAGAGAAATCTGGACTGGAGTAACGTACGGTTTAGCTGCAACGATGCTGCTCCACGGAATGGAGGATCAGGCTTTCACTACAGCACAAGGCATTTTTCTTGCAGGATGGTCTGAAGAGGGCTATGG GTATTGGTTTCAAACTCCGGAAGGATGGACTATTGATGGCCACTATAGATCGCTGATATACATGCGCCCGCTTGCGATATGGGCAATGCAGCATGCGCTGTCTCCTCCAAGGGCGATCCTCGAGGCCCCAAAGGTAAATACAATGGAGAGGGCCTACGTTTCTCCCGGTGCGCTCCAGTTTCTCCAGGATAGCGTCAGGAAGATCACTCCCAAGAGCGGCTGTTTTTGA
- the LOC123435549 gene encoding non-lysosomal glucosylceramidase-like isoform X2 yields the protein MLRSEKHLKWYEKCNCQTEMKLGLRLWSYVREEASHGRKAPIDPFTRESSKPSASQGVPLGGMGTGSISRGFRGEFKHWQITPGSCDMSPVMENQFSIFITREGGSKKYSSVLAPGQHDGLKKSSDDGISSWDWKLRGDRSTYHALFPRAWTVYDGEPDPELKLSCRQISPFIPHNYEESSLPVSVFVYTLVNTGKERAKVSLVMTWANSIGGLSHHSGGHVNEPFIGENGISGVLLHHKTANNNPPVTFAVAARENQNVDVTVLPIFGLSGESSVTAKEMWGTMVQGGCFDRDNFNAGPSMPSIVGDTVCAAVSASTWVEPHGRCTVVFALAWSSPKVKFKKGSTYQRRYTKFYGTSPRSAINLVQDALMKYKHWEEEIDKWQTPILRDERLPEWYKITLFNELYFLVAGGTVWIDSDLSSSLPEDSDLPLHNRTCNSTVPLIGSSQPDFDDRENVGKFLYLEGVEYFMWCTYDVHFYASFALLDLFPKIELSIQRDFARAVLREDRTRVKFLADGTWGTRKVIGAVPHDLGAHDPWHELNAYNIHDTSRWKDLNPKFVLQVYRDFTATDDMSFGKDVWPAVCTAMEYIEQFDRDGDSMIENDGFPDQTYDTWTVLGVSAYCGCLWLAALQAAAAMARSLGHDDYADRCMVKFAKAKHVFEAKLWNGSYFNYDSGTSYSSRSIQADQLAGQWYTASSGLPPLFDEDRIKCTLQKIFDYNVMRVKGGRIGAVNGMHPNGKVDETCMQSREIWTGVTYGLAATMLLHGMEDQAFTTAQGIFLAGWSEEGYGYWFQTPEGWTIDGHYRSLIYMRPLAIWAMQHALSPPRAILEAPKVNTMERAYVSPGALQFLQDSVRKITPKSGCF from the exons ATGTTACGTTCAGAGAAGCATTTAAAATGGTACGAAAAATGCAATTGTCAAACAGAG ATGAAGCTTGGTCTCCGGCTTTGGTCATATGTTCGAGAAGAAGCTTCTCATGGAAGG AAAGCACCGATTGATCCATTCACGAGAGAGAGCAGCAAACCATCAGCCTCACAAGGAGTACCCCTTGGTGGGATGGG GACTGGTAGCATATCAAGAGGTTTTAGAGGGGAGTTCAAGCATTGGCAAATAACTCCTGGTTCATGTGATATGTCACCAGTGATGGAAAACCAATTTTCG ATCTTTATAACTAGAGAAGGAGGAAGCAAAAAGTACTCCTCAGTTTTAGCTCCTGGTCAGCATGATGGTTTAAA AAAATCTAGCGATGATGGCATATCATCCTGGGATTGGAAATTAAGGGGTGATCGTTCAACATACCATGCTTTGTTTCCTCGAGCATGGACTGTTTATGATG GTGAACCTGATCCTGAATTGAAATTATCTTGCCGTCAAATATCTCCATTTATTCCCCACAACTACGAAGAGAGTAGTCTCCCAGTCTCCGTTTTTGTCTACACT CTAGTGAATACCGGAAAGGAAAGGGCAAAAGTCAGCCTAGTAATGACCTGGGCG AACTCTATTGGTGGACTTTCACATCATTCTGGCGGTCATGTAAATGAACCATTCAT TGGAGAAAATGGAATTTCTGGTGTTCTCTTACATCACAA GACTGCCAACAATAATCCTCCAGTAACATTTGCTGTTGCGGCACGTGAAAACCAAAATGTTGATGTCACAGTGTTACCAATTTTTGGGCTTTCTGGAGAAAGTTCAGTCACTGCTAAGGAGATGTGGGGCACAATGGTCCAG GGTGGTTGCTTTGACCGAGATAATTTCAATGCTGGCCCCAGCATGCCTTCTATAGTGGGTGATACAGTTTGTGCAGCAGTTTCTGCTTCAACCTGGGTTGAACCACATGGAAGATGTACGGTCGTATTTGCGTTGGCTTGGTCTTCTCCCAAGGTTAAATTTAAGAAGGGAAGTACGTACCAAAG GAGATATACGAAATTCTACGGAACGTCTCCAAGATCTGCTATAAACCTGGTGCAAGATGCCTTGATGA AGTACAAGCATTGGGAAGAGGAAATCGATAAGTGGCAGACCCCAATTCTCCGTGATGAGAGGCTTCCAGAATG GTACAAAATTACTCTCTTCAACGAGTTATACTTCCTAGTAGCTGGAGGAACTGTTTGGATTG ACAGTGATTTGAGTTCAAGTCTACCTGAGGACAGTGATTTGCCACTTCATAACAGAACTTGCAACTCTACAGTTCCACTTATTGGTTCTAGCCAACCTGATTTTGATGACAGAGAAAATGTTGGGAAGTTTTTGTACCTTGAAGGAGTGGAGTACTTCATGTGGTGCACTTACGATGTACACTTCTATGCTTCGTTTGCTCTGTTGGATCTCTTTCCTAAGATTGAGCTGAGTATTCAACGGGACTTTGCTAGAGCTGTTTTGCGTGAAGATAGAACCAGAGTCAAATTTCTTGCTGATGGTACATGGGGCACACGCAAAGTAATTGGTGCTGTTCCCCATGATCTCGGAGCACATGATCCTTGGCATGAATTGAATGCATACAATATACATGATACAAGTAGATGGAAAGATCTGAATCCCAAGTTTGTGCTCCAGGTTTACAGGGATTTTACTGCAACAGACGACATGTCATTTGGCAAGGATGTCTGGCCTGCAGTTTGTACTGCTATGGAATACATTGAACAGTTTGATCGTGATGGTGATAGTATGATTGAGAATGATGGTTTTCCTGATCAAACTTATGATACTTGGACTGTTCTTGGAGtaagtgcctattgtggttgtctTTGGCTTGCTGCCCTTCAAGCTGCAGCCGCAATGGCCCGCAGCCTTGGACATGATGACTACGCTGACAGGTGCATGGTGAAATTTGCAAAGGCTAAGCACGTGTTTGAAGCCAAGTTATGGAATGGGTCATATTTCAATTATGATAGTGGAACAAGTTACAGTAGCCGCTCCATCCAGGCAGATCAGTTGGCTGGACAATGGTACACTGCATCATCTGGCTTGCCACCCCTGTTTGATGAGGACAGAATAAAATGCACGCTTCAGAAAATATTTGACTACAATGTGATGAGGGTGAAAGGAGGACGCATTGGAGCAGTCAATGGTATGCATCCAAATGGGAAGGTAGACGAGACATGTATGCAGTCAAGAGAAATCTGGACTGGAGTAACGTACGGTTTAGCTGCAACGATGCTGCTCCACGGAATGGAGGATCAGGCTTTCACTACAGCACAAGGCATTTTTCTTGCAGGATGGTCTGAAGAGGGCTATGG GTATTGGTTTCAAACTCCGGAAGGATGGACTATTGATGGCCACTATAGATCGCTGATATACATGCGCCCGCTTGCGATATGGGCAATGCAGCATGCGCTGTCTCCTCCAAGGGCGATCCTCGAGGCCCCAAAGGTAAATACAATGGAGAGGGCCTACGTTTCTCCCGGTGCGCTCCAGTTTCTCCAGGATAGCGTCAGGAAGATCACTCCCAAGAGCGGCTGTTTTTGA
- the LOC123435549 gene encoding non-lysosomal glucosylceramidase-like isoform X3 yields the protein MSPVMENQFSIFITREGGSKKYSSVLAPGQHDGLKKSSDDGISSWDWKLRGDRSTYHALFPRAWTVYDGEPDPELKLSCRQISPFIPHNYEESSLPVSVFVYTLVNTGKERAKVSLVMTWANSIGGLSHHSGGHVNEPFIGENGISGVLLHHKTANNNPPVTFAVAARENQNVDVTVLPIFGLSGESSVTAKEMWGTMVQGGCFDRDNFNAGPSMPSIVGDTVCAAVSASTWVEPHGRCTVVFALAWSSPKVKFKKGSTYQRRYTKFYGTSPRSAINLVQDALMKYKHWEEEIDKWQTPILRDERLPEWYKITLFNELYFLVAGGTVWIDSDLSSSLPEDSDLPLHNRTCNSTVPLIGSSQPDFDDRENVGKFLYLEGVEYFMWCTYDVHFYASFALLDLFPKIELSIQRDFARAVLREDRTRVKFLADGTWGTRKVIGAVPHDLGAHDPWHELNAYNIHDTSRWKDLNPKFVLQVYRDFTATDDMSFGKDVWPAVCTAMEYIEQFDRDGDSMIENDGFPDQTYDTWTVLGVSAYCGCLWLAALQAAAAMARSLGHDDYADRCMVKFAKAKHVFEAKLWNGSYFNYDSGTSYSSRSIQADQLAGQWYTASSGLPPLFDEDRIKCTLQKIFDYNVMRVKGGRIGAVNGMHPNGKVDETCMQSREIWTGVTYGLAATMLLHGMEDQAFTTAQGIFLAGWSEEGYGYWFQTPEGWTIDGHYRSLIYMRPLAIWAMQHALSPPRAILEAPKVNTMERAYVSPGALQFLQDSVRKITPKSGCF from the exons ATGTCACCAGTGATGGAAAACCAATTTTCG ATCTTTATAACTAGAGAAGGAGGAAGCAAAAAGTACTCCTCAGTTTTAGCTCCTGGTCAGCATGATGGTTTAAA AAAATCTAGCGATGATGGCATATCATCCTGGGATTGGAAATTAAGGGGTGATCGTTCAACATACCATGCTTTGTTTCCTCGAGCATGGACTGTTTATGATG GTGAACCTGATCCTGAATTGAAATTATCTTGCCGTCAAATATCTCCATTTATTCCCCACAACTACGAAGAGAGTAGTCTCCCAGTCTCCGTTTTTGTCTACACT CTAGTGAATACCGGAAAGGAAAGGGCAAAAGTCAGCCTAGTAATGACCTGGGCG AACTCTATTGGTGGACTTTCACATCATTCTGGCGGTCATGTAAATGAACCATTCAT TGGAGAAAATGGAATTTCTGGTGTTCTCTTACATCACAA GACTGCCAACAATAATCCTCCAGTAACATTTGCTGTTGCGGCACGTGAAAACCAAAATGTTGATGTCACAGTGTTACCAATTTTTGGGCTTTCTGGAGAAAGTTCAGTCACTGCTAAGGAGATGTGGGGCACAATGGTCCAG GGTGGTTGCTTTGACCGAGATAATTTCAATGCTGGCCCCAGCATGCCTTCTATAGTGGGTGATACAGTTTGTGCAGCAGTTTCTGCTTCAACCTGGGTTGAACCACATGGAAGATGTACGGTCGTATTTGCGTTGGCTTGGTCTTCTCCCAAGGTTAAATTTAAGAAGGGAAGTACGTACCAAAG GAGATATACGAAATTCTACGGAACGTCTCCAAGATCTGCTATAAACCTGGTGCAAGATGCCTTGATGA AGTACAAGCATTGGGAAGAGGAAATCGATAAGTGGCAGACCCCAATTCTCCGTGATGAGAGGCTTCCAGAATG GTACAAAATTACTCTCTTCAACGAGTTATACTTCCTAGTAGCTGGAGGAACTGTTTGGATTG ACAGTGATTTGAGTTCAAGTCTACCTGAGGACAGTGATTTGCCACTTCATAACAGAACTTGCAACTCTACAGTTCCACTTATTGGTTCTAGCCAACCTGATTTTGATGACAGAGAAAATGTTGGGAAGTTTTTGTACCTTGAAGGAGTGGAGTACTTCATGTGGTGCACTTACGATGTACACTTCTATGCTTCGTTTGCTCTGTTGGATCTCTTTCCTAAGATTGAGCTGAGTATTCAACGGGACTTTGCTAGAGCTGTTTTGCGTGAAGATAGAACCAGAGTCAAATTTCTTGCTGATGGTACATGGGGCACACGCAAAGTAATTGGTGCTGTTCCCCATGATCTCGGAGCACATGATCCTTGGCATGAATTGAATGCATACAATATACATGATACAAGTAGATGGAAAGATCTGAATCCCAAGTTTGTGCTCCAGGTTTACAGGGATTTTACTGCAACAGACGACATGTCATTTGGCAAGGATGTCTGGCCTGCAGTTTGTACTGCTATGGAATACATTGAACAGTTTGATCGTGATGGTGATAGTATGATTGAGAATGATGGTTTTCCTGATCAAACTTATGATACTTGGACTGTTCTTGGAGtaagtgcctattgtggttgtctTTGGCTTGCTGCCCTTCAAGCTGCAGCCGCAATGGCCCGCAGCCTTGGACATGATGACTACGCTGACAGGTGCATGGTGAAATTTGCAAAGGCTAAGCACGTGTTTGAAGCCAAGTTATGGAATGGGTCATATTTCAATTATGATAGTGGAACAAGTTACAGTAGCCGCTCCATCCAGGCAGATCAGTTGGCTGGACAATGGTACACTGCATCATCTGGCTTGCCACCCCTGTTTGATGAGGACAGAATAAAATGCACGCTTCAGAAAATATTTGACTACAATGTGATGAGGGTGAAAGGAGGACGCATTGGAGCAGTCAATGGTATGCATCCAAATGGGAAGGTAGACGAGACATGTATGCAGTCAAGAGAAATCTGGACTGGAGTAACGTACGGTTTAGCTGCAACGATGCTGCTCCACGGAATGGAGGATCAGGCTTTCACTACAGCACAAGGCATTTTTCTTGCAGGATGGTCTGAAGAGGGCTATGG GTATTGGTTTCAAACTCCGGAAGGATGGACTATTGATGGCCACTATAGATCGCTGATATACATGCGCCCGCTTGCGATATGGGCAATGCAGCATGCGCTGTCTCCTCCAAGGGCGATCCTCGAGGCCCCAAAGGTAAATACAATGGAGAGGGCCTACGTTTCTCCCGGTGCGCTCCAGTTTCTCCAGGATAGCGTCAGGAAGATCACTCCCAAGAGCGGCTGTTTTTGA